The proteins below come from a single Piscinibacter gummiphilus genomic window:
- the argF gene encoding ornithine carbamoyltransferase produces the protein MKPGMSLIKHYLQFKDLRAEEYAYLFDRTAIIKQRFKNYEKYTPLTDRTLAMIFEKASTRTRVSFEAGMYQMGGSVVHLTTGDSQLGRAEPVEDSAKVISRMVDLVMIRTYEQTKIETFAANSRVPVINGLTNEYHPCQILADVFTFIEHRGSIRGKTVAWVGDGNNMANTWLQAADILGFTLHVSTPTGYEIDPKVAGVANTGCLKTFKNPLDACRGAHLVTTDVWTSMGYEAENEARMKAFADWCVDREMMAVAQPDALFMHCLPAHRGEEVEAEVIDGPQSVVWDEAENRMHVQKALMEFLLLGRIG, from the coding sequence GCACTACCTGCAGTTCAAGGACCTGCGCGCCGAGGAATACGCCTACCTCTTCGACCGCACCGCGATCATCAAGCAGCGCTTCAAGAACTACGAGAAATACACGCCGCTGACCGACCGCACGCTGGCCATGATCTTCGAGAAGGCCAGCACGCGCACCCGCGTGAGCTTCGAGGCCGGCATGTACCAGATGGGCGGCTCGGTGGTGCACCTCACCACCGGCGACAGCCAGCTCGGCCGGGCCGAGCCGGTGGAAGACTCCGCCAAGGTCATCAGCCGCATGGTCGACCTGGTGATGATCCGCACCTACGAGCAGACCAAGATCGAGACCTTCGCGGCCAACTCGCGCGTGCCCGTCATCAATGGGCTCACCAACGAGTACCACCCCTGCCAGATCCTGGCCGACGTCTTCACCTTCATCGAGCACCGCGGCAGCATCCGCGGCAAGACGGTGGCCTGGGTGGGCGACGGCAACAACATGGCCAACACCTGGCTGCAGGCGGCCGACATCCTGGGCTTCACGCTCCACGTGAGCACGCCCACCGGCTACGAGATCGATCCCAAGGTGGCCGGCGTGGCGAACACCGGCTGCCTCAAGACCTTCAAGAACCCGCTCGACGCCTGCCGCGGCGCCCACCTCGTGACCACCGACGTGTGGACGAGCATGGGCTACGAAGCCGAGAACGAAGCGCGCATGAAGGCCTTTGCCGACTGGTGCGTCGACCGCGAAATGATGGCCGTCGCCCAGCCCGACGCGCTCTTCATGCACTGCCTGCCGGCACACCGCGGCGAGGAGGTCGAGGCCGAGGTCATTGACGGGCCGCAAAGCGTGGTGTGGGACGAAGCCGAGAATCGGATGCACGTCCAGAAGGCGCTGATGGAGTTCCTGCTACTCGGGCGCATCGGCTAG